From one Rhodamnia argentea isolate NSW1041297 chromosome 1, ASM2092103v1, whole genome shotgun sequence genomic stretch:
- the LOC115727342 gene encoding probable inorganic phosphate transporter 1-3, translating into MARNQLGVLDALDVAKTQWYHFTAIIIAGMGFFTDAYDLFSISLVTKLLGRIYYYDPNSAKPGTLPPNVAAAVNGVALCGTLAGQLFFGWLGDKMGRKRVYGLTLVLMVVCSLASGLSLGHQPKGVMATLCFFRFWLGFGIGGDYPLSATIMSEYANKKTRGAFIAAVFAMQGFGILAGGIVALIVSSAFDHAYKAPPYSADRAGSTVPEADYIWRIIVMFGAIPAAMTYYWRMKMPETARYTALVAKNAKKAATDMSRVLNVDLEAEEEKVERIAREDSSNFGLFSREFARRHGLHLVGTTTTWFLLDIAYYSSNLFQKDIFSKVGWLPKPESMNAVHEVFRIAKAQTLIALCGTVPGYWFTVAFIDHIGRFAIQMMGFFFMTVFMFALAIPYHHWTLKPNHIGFVVMYSFTFFFANFGPNATTFVVPAEIFPARLRSTCHGISAACGKAGAIVGAFGFLYAAQGKALADRDAGYPPGIGMKNSLIMLGVINFFGMVFTLLVPESKGKSLEELTGENEDEPGQTQQPQEMSAVRTVPQ; encoded by the coding sequence ATGGCTCGAAACCAACTAGGGGTGCTTGACGCGCTCGATGTGGCCAAGACGCAATGGTATCATTTCACCGCGATCATCATCGCGGGGATGGGATTCTTCACCGACGCGTACGATCTCTTTAGTATATCCCTTGTCACCAAGTTACTCGGCCGGATATACTACTATGACCCCAACTCTGCCAAGCCTGGCACTTTGCCTCCCAATGTCGCAGCTGCTGTCAACGGCGTCGCGCTCTGTGGCACTTTGGCCGGGCAGCTTTTCTTCGGGTGGCTTGGTGACAAGATGGGACGGAAACGAGTCTATGGCCTAACCCTGGTCCTCATGGTCGTTTGCTCCCTCGCCTCTGGGCTCTCGTTAGGCCACCAGCCCAAGGGCGTCATGGCCACCCTCTGTTTCTTCCGGTTCTGGCTAGGGTTCGGCATCGGCGGCGACTACCCGTTGTCTGCGACCATCATGTCCGAATATGCCAACAAGAAGACCCGTGGGGCGTTCATCGCCGCAGTCTTCGCCATGCAAGGATTCGGGATATTGGCTGGAGGGATCGTGGCACTCATCGTCTCTAGCGCATTCGATCATGCATACAAGGCTCCTCCGTACTCAGCTGATAGGGCAGGCTCCACTGTTCCAGAAGCCGATTACATCTGGAGGATCATTGTGATGTTCGGCGCGATCCCGGCCGCAATGACCTACTACTGGCGAATGAAGATGCCTGAGACCGCTCGTTACACCGCCCTAGTGGCCAAGAACGCGAAAAAGGCGGCAACCGACATGTCTAGGGTGTTGAACGTCGACCTTGAGGCAGAGGAAGAGAAGGTGGAAAGGATTGCGCGAGAGGATTCCAGCAACTTCGGCTTGTTCAGCAGAGAATTCGCTCGCCGCCACGGGCTGCACCTCGTCGGGACCACCACCACTTGGTTCTTGTTGGACATTGCTTACTACAGCTCCAACCTCTTCCAGAAGGACATCTTCAGCAAGGTGGGTTGGCTTCCCAAGCCAGAGAGCATGAACGCCGTTCATGAAGTTTTCCGCATTGCCAAAGCACAGACCTTGATTGCACTCTGCGGCACCGTCCCCGGATACTGGTTCACGGTTGCTTTCATCGATCACATTGGAAGGTTCGCTATCCAAATGATGGGCTTCTTCTTCATGACCGTGTTCATGTTCGCCCTCGCCATCCCTTACCATCACTGGACCCTGAAGCCGAACCACATCGGCTTCGTGGTCATGTACTCgttcaccttcttcttcgccaACTTCGGGCCCAATGCCACGACGTTCGTCGTGCCGGCAGAGATTTTCCCGGCGAGGCTCCGGTCGACTTGCCACGGCATATCAGCGGCGTGCGGAAAGGCGGGGGCAATCGTCGGGGCCTTCGGGTTTTTGTACGCTGCTCAGGGGAAAGCCTTAGCGGATAGAGACGCTGGCTACCCCCCGGGGATTGGAATGAAGAACTCGTTGATCATGCTTGGCGTGATCAACTTCTTCGGGATGGTGTTCACTCTGTTAGTCCCCGAATCGAAAGGAAAGTCGCTTGAGGAGCTCACGGGCGAAAATGAGGACGAGCCCGGTCAGACCCAGCAGCCTCAGGAGATGTCCGCTGTTAGAACTGTCCCACAATGA